A genomic window from Oryctolagus cuniculus chromosome 12, mOryCun1.1, whole genome shotgun sequence includes:
- the CHST14 gene encoding carbohydrate sulfotransferase 14: MFPRPLTPLAVPNGAEPLGRGLRRAPLGRARAGAGAPPLLLPSMLMFAVIVASSGLLLMIERGILAEMKPLPLHPPRREGAAWRGSVPKPEGLSPGVEDSDLQVRQDVRNRTLRAVCGQPGMPRDPWDLPVGQRRTLLRHILVSDRYRFLYCYVPKVACSNWKRVLKVLAGVLDSVDVRLKMDHRSDLVFLGDLRPEEIRYRLQHYFKFLFVRDPLERLLSAYRNKFGEIREYQQRYGSEIVRRYRAGAGPSPAGDDVTFSEFLRYLVDEDPQRMNEHWMPVYHLCQPCAVRYDFVGSYERLEADANQVLEWVQAPPQVRFPARQAWYRPASPESLHYHLCSVPRALLQDVLPKYILDFSLFAYPLPNVTREACHQ, translated from the coding sequence ATGTTCCCCCGCCCGCTGACCCCGCTGGCGGTCCCAAATGGCGCCGAGCCCCTGGGCCGGGGGCTGAGGCGGGCCCCGCTGGGCAGggcccgggccggggcgggggcgccgcCCCTGCTGCTGCCGTCCATGCTGATGTTCGCGGTGATCGTGGCCTCCAGCGGGCTGCTGCTCATGATCGAACGGGGCATCCTGGCCGAAATGAAGCCCCTTCCCCTGCACCCTCCCCGCCGCGAGGGCGCCGCCTGGCGCGGGAGCGTCCCCAAGCCTGAGGGGCTGTCCCCGGGTGTTGAGGACTCAGACTTGCAAGTGCGACAAGACGTCCGGAACCGGACCTTGCGGGCGGTGTGCGGGCAACCGGGCATGCCCCGGGACCCCTGGGACCTGCCCGTGGGGCAGCGGCGCACCCTGCTGCGCCACATTCTCGTGAGTGACCGCTACCGCTTCCTCTACTGCTACGTCCCCAAGGTGGCCTGCTCCAACTGGAAGCGGGTGCTCAAGGTGCTGGCGGGGGTCCTGGACAGCGTGGACGTCCGCCTCAAGATGGACCACCGCAGCGACCTGGTGTTCCTGGGCGACCTGCGGCCCGAGGAGATTCGCTACCGCCTGCAGCACTACTTCAAGTTTCTGTTCGTGCGTGACCCCTTGGAGCGGCTCCTCTCTGCTTACCGCAACAAATTCGGAGAGATCCGCGAGTACCAGCAGCGCTATGGCTCCGAGATCGTGAGGCGATACAGGGCTGGAGCCGGGCCCAGTCCGGCAGGTGACGACGTCACCTTCTCCGAGTTCCTGAGATACCTGGTGGACGAGGACCCGCAGCGTATGAATGAGCACTGGATGCCCGTGTACCACCTGTGCCAGCCTTGTGCCGTCCGCTACGACTTTGTAGGCTCCTATGAGAGGCTGGAGGCCGACGCCAACCAGGTGCTAGAGTGGGTGCAGGCGCCACCGCAGGTCCGCTTCCCGGCCCGCCAGGCCTGGTACAGGCCTGCCAGCCCTGAAAGCCTGCACTATCACCTGTGCAGTGTCCCCCGGGCCCTGCTGCAGGATGTGCTGCCGAAATATATActggacttctctctctttgcctacCCTCTGCCTAATGTCACCAGGGAGGCCTGTCACCAGTGA